The Corvus moneduloides isolate bCorMon1 chromosome 25, bCorMon1.pri, whole genome shotgun sequence genome includes a window with the following:
- the LOC116455604 gene encoding PR domain zinc finger protein 10-like isoform X1 — translation MEHPGREEMDLKEESPQVWAESAAQEQNTAQVHFVPEAGTVAQIVYSDEQERGPAQQVVYTADGTSYTSVDTSEHTLVYIHPVEATQTLFTDPSQVAYVQQDATTQQVTVLLPAAAQSMNPTNLSVLGSVADTPPTSGSGAGATSR, via the exons ATGGAGCacccaggcagggaggagatggACTTGAAAGAGGAAAGTCCTCAGGTGTGGGCTGAgtctgcagcacaggaacagaACACTGCTCAG GTGCACTTTGTCCCCGAGGCGGGGACAGTGGCCCAGATCGTGTACAGTGACGAGCAGGAGCGCGGGCCTGCGCAGCAGGTGGTTTACACGGCTGACGGCACCTCCTACACCTCTGTGGACACCTCGGAGCACACCCTTGTTTACATCCACCCCGTGGAAGCTACACAG ACTCTGTTTACAGATCCGTCCCAAGTGGCTTACGTCCAACAGGATGCCACCACCCAGCAG GTAACGGTGCtcttgcctgctgctgctcagagcatgAATCCCACCAACCTGTCCGTACTCGGCAGCGTTGCCGACACCCCCCCAACCAGTGGCTCTGGAGCAGGGGCCACAAGCAGATAG
- the LOC116455604 gene encoding PR domain zinc finger protein 10-like isoform X2: MEHPGREEMDLKEESPQVWAESAAQEQNTAQVHFVPEAGTVAQIVYSDEQERGPAQQVVYTADGTSYTSVDTSEHTLVYIHPVEATQARVVLSPPWFWHLENTTILFGMKASYQPSGMTGK, translated from the exons ATGGAGCacccaggcagggaggagatggACTTGAAAGAGGAAAGTCCTCAGGTGTGGGCTGAgtctgcagcacaggaacagaACACTGCTCAG GTGCACTTTGTCCCCGAGGCGGGGACAGTGGCCCAGATCGTGTACAGTGACGAGCAGGAGCGCGGGCCTGCGCAGCAGGTGGTTTACACGGCTGACGGCACCTCCTACACCTCTGTGGACACCTCGGAGCACACCCTTGTTTACATCCACCCCGTGGAAGCTACACAGGCACGTGTGGTTCTGAGCCCACCCTGGTTTTGGCACCTAGAAAACACAACAATCTTGTTTGGGATGAAAGCCAGTTACCAGCCAAGTGGTATGACTGGAAAATAG